A window of Procambarus clarkii isolate CNS0578487 chromosome 9, FALCON_Pclarkii_2.0, whole genome shotgun sequence contains these coding sequences:
- the LOC138362801 gene encoding circumsporozoite protein-like produces MTSTVPFCESRFALNAAEGRLARNAGESRLALNADESRLALNAGESRLALNAGESRLARNAGESRLALNAGESRLALNADESRRALNAGESRLALNAGEGRLALNAGEGRLALNAGEGRLALNAGEGRLALNAGEGRLALNAGEGRLALNAGEGRLAPNAGEGRLALNAGEGRLALNAGEGWLALNAGEGRLALNVGEGRLAPNAGEGRLALNAGEGRLAPNAGEGRLALNAGEGRLALNAGEGRLAPNAGEGRLALNAGEGRLAPNAGEGRLALNAGEGRLALMLARAG; encoded by the exons ATGACGTCAACAG TTCCATTCTGTGAGAGCCGGTTTGCCCTTAATGCTGCTGAAGGCCGGCTAGCCCGTAATGCTGGTGAGAGCCGGCTAGCCCTTAATGCTGACGAGAGCCGGCTAGCCCTTAATGCTGGCGAGAGCCGGCTAGCCCTCAATGCTGGCGAGAGCCGGCTAGCCCGTAATGCTGGTGAGAGCCGGCTAGCCCTTAATGCTGGCGAGAGCCGGCTAGCCCTTAATGCTGACGAGAGCCGGCGAGCCCTTAATGCTGGCGAGAGCCGGCTAGCCCTTAATGCTGGCGAGGGCCGGCTAGCCCTTAATGCTGGCGAGGGCCGGCTAGCCCTTAATGCTGGCGAAGGCCGGCTAGCCCTTAATGCTGGCGAAGGCCGTCTAGCCCTTAATGCTGGCGAAGGCCGGCTAGCCCTTAATGCTGGCGAAGGCCGGCTAGCCCTTAATGCTGGCGAGGGCCGGCTAGCCCCTAATGCTGGCGAAGGCCGGCTAGCCCTTAATGCTGGCGAAGGCCGGCTAGCCCTTAATGCTGGCGAAGGCTGGCTAGCCCTTAATGCTGGCGAAGGCCGGCTAGCCCTTAATGTTGGCGAAGGCCGGCTAGCCCCTAATGCTGGCGAAGGCCGGCTAGCCCTTAATGCTGGCGAAGGCCGGCTAGCCCCTAATGCTGGCGAAGGCCGGCTAGCCCTTAATGCTGGCGAAGGCCGGCTAGCCCTTAATGCTGGCGAAGGCCGGCTAGCCCCTAATGCTGGCGAAGGCCGGCTAGCCCTTAATGCTGGCGAAGGCCGGCTAGCCCCTAATGCTGGCGAAGGCCGGCTAGCCCTTAATGCTGGCGAAGGCCGGCTAGCCCTAATGCTGGCGAGGGCCGGCTAG